One window of Fusarium keratoplasticum isolate Fu6.1 chromosome 2, whole genome shotgun sequence genomic DNA carries:
- a CDS encoding Amine oxidase: MSLSIHPFDPLQPDEISRAADIVRPHFAGRDINFRVITLREPPKKEMIHFLEKEHRNQPTGQPPTRCARVEVVLESKTGNHELFELLVDLDNSHVTAKQHHKGKHSYIDSDYMRKVEEACLADKRVQDEISSLNLPAGATVVVEPWAYATDGMNDMTQRVTMCWFYLRLLENPDANYYAYPLDVCAEVSEQLQVTKVYRLPITPNERIHNEPRTFDRQRIHATAASEYHPDLRPSPRTTTKPYQVIQPEGPSFKIRGNYLTWEKWSFRVGFNYREGMTLHDICYDGRSLFYRLSLAEMFVPYGDPRAPYPRKAAFDLGNDGAGINANNLQLGCDCLGTIKYFDGYHNTSAGEPMKMPNVICCHEQDDGILWKHTNFRTGNAVVTRSRILVLQTIITVSNYEYIFAFHFCQDASIFYEVRATGILSTVPSEVGLKEKVPYGTVVAPGVLAPYHQHIFSLRIDPAVDGHANSLAIEESKALPVGDPAVHNPFGVGYVTEQKIVEKEGGFDLDFTKARVFKFINENKINHITNTPVGFKLMPAYSQMLLSHPDSFHAKRSEFGKHAVWVTRYEDDDHFPSGKHTMQSSGGDGIASRISKRNSTGVSQSVRNTDIVIWHTFGSTHNPRIEDWPVMPNEKMMVGLKPVNFFSGNPGLDVAVSTQEKNKSILYTEEEKPSHCCHSRL; this comes from the exons atgtcgcTTTCTATCCACCCTTTCGACCCCCTCCAGCCCGATGAGATTTCTAGG gctgcagACATTGTCCGGCCGCACTTTGCTGGCCGGGATATCAACTTCCGCGTCATCACCCTGCGAGAGCcccccaagaaggagatgattcacttcttggagaaggagcaTCGCAACCAACCAACAGGCCAGCCTCCGACACGATGTGCGCGTGTCGAGGTGGTTCTCGAGAGCAAGACTGGCAACCATGAGCTCTTTGAACTGTTggtcgacctcgacaacagCCACGTCACGGCCAAGCAGCACCACAAGGGCAAGCACTCTTACATCGACTCCGATTACATGAGaaaggttgaggaggcctGCTTGGCCGACAAACGAGTCCAGGACGAGatcagcagcctcaaccttCCCGCTGGCGCCACTGTTGTCGTTGAACCGTGGGCATATGCAACTGATGGAATGAACGACATGACCCAGCGTGTCACCATG TGCTGGTTCTATCTCCGCCTGCTGGAGAATCCGGATGCAAACTACTACGCCTACCCACTCGATGTGTGTGCCGAAGTCTCGGAGCAGTTGCAAGTCACGAAGGTCTACCGTTTACCTATTACCCCGAACGAGCGAATTCACAACGAGCCCCGTACCTTTGATCGACAGAGAATCCACGCCACTGCCGCAAGTGAATACCACCCTGATCTACGACCCAGCCCTAGGACCACGACCAAGCCATACCAGGTCATCCAGCCCGAAGGCCCATCCTTCAAGATCCGCGGGAACTACCTGACCTGGGAGAAGTGGAGCTTCCGAGTCGGCTTCAACTACCGCGAGGGCATGACTCTCCACGACATCTGCTACGACGGACGAAGCCTCTTCTATCGCCTATCCCTTGCCGAGATGTTTGTCCCCTACGGCGACCCCCGCGCTCCTTATCCCCGCAAGGCGGCTTTTGATTTGGGTAACGACGGAGCGGGAATCAACGCCAATAACCTGCAGCTGGGTTGTGACTGTCTTGGAACTATCAAGTACTTTGACGGCTACCACAACACCAGCGCCGGAGAGCCCATGAAGATGCCCAACGTCATTTGCTGCCACGAGCAGGATGATGGTATCTTGTGGAAGCACACCAACTTCCGAACCGGAAACGCCGTGGTGACTCGTTCTCGAATTCTTGTGCTACAGACCATCATCACTGTCAGCAACTACGAGTACATCTTTGCCTTTCACTTCTGCCAGGATGCCTCCATCTTTTACGAAGTCCGCGCCACTGGAATCCTCTCAACAGTGCCCTCCGAGGTTGGCCTCAAGGAAAAGGTCCCTTACGGCACAGTTGTTGCACCAGGAGTCTTGGCTCCCTACCACCAGCACATCTTCAGCCTCCGCATCGACCCTGCCGTGGATGGTCACGCCAACTCGCTTGCCATCGAGGAATCCAAGGCCTTGCCCGTCGGGGACCCAGCTGTACACAACCCGTTCGGTGTCGGTTACGTGACGGAGCAAAAGATCGTTGAGAAAGAGGGCGGATTCGATCTCGACTTCACAAAGGCCCGCGTCTTCAAGTTTATCAACGAGAACAAGATAAATCACATCACGAACACACCCGTGGGGTTCAAGCTCATGCCCGCCTACAGCCAGATGCTCCTCTCCCACCCAGACTCTTTCCACGCCAAGCGGTCAGAGTTTGGCAAGCATGCAGTTTGGGTGACGCGATATGAAGACGATGATCACTTCCCCTCTGGAAAGCACACGATGCAATCATCTGGCGGTGATGGCATTGCCTCGCGTATTTCGAAGCGCAACAGCACGGGAGTCTCCCAGTCGGTGAGGAACACTGACATTGTTATCTGGCACACCTTTGGTTCAACCCACAACCCCCGAATCGAAGATTGGCCTGTTATGCCTAATGAAAAGATGATGGTCGGTCTCAAGCCTGTCAACTTCTTTTCTGGCAATCCGGGCCTGGACGTGGCCGTGTCGACCCaggagaagaacaagagcaTTCTGTacacggaggaggagaagcctaGCCATTGCTGCCACTCTAGGCTGTAA
- a CDS encoding Aa-trans domain-containing protein — MGIPKYGDLYNYFPEWYKCLSSLHNLLISISISCQTSTITSRAFKMKAQTEKKIETPEGLTAVSPKNGEIADDPTLIQDAVFGEITEDGPNYRNVGWIGTSVIMMKCQIGLGVLSIPSAFDVLGMIPGVICMMIIAALSTWGSYVIGEFKLNHREIYGIDDAAGIIFGRVGREIMGFCYILFLIFVAGSGMLSVSISFNAVSTHGTCTAVFVAVAAIIVICFASLRTLDRISFLAWAGLFSILTSILIVTIAVAVQDRPDSAPKGPWKSDWKAFGSPSFTEAMTAISTFIFAYIGTPFFFPIVAEMRNPRHYTKALILCQSVATITYLIIGIIVYYFSSKHFFLRILRGSKHLTTNTFIHWATWLGCVFTVAIVAYLIASGIPLFSGLVSLIGALLGTMMCFQPLGCMWLYDNWNGRTDRSLKWMFLVALNVMLIVSGTFLMIGGTYGSVVAIVDSYRADGGSKAWTCADNSNSV; from the exons ATGGGGATACCAAAGTACGGGGATCTTTACAATTACTTTCCCGAATGGTATAAATGCCTCTCTTCCCTCCACAATCtgctcatctccatctccatctcatGTCAAACAAGCACCATTACCTCTAGAGCATTCAAGATGAAGGCCCAAACTGAAAAGAAGATAGAGACCCCGGAGGGCTTGACTGCGGTTTCCCCCAagaacggcgagatcgctGATGACCCTACCCTGATCCAAGATGCCGTGTTTGGAGAAATCACAGAGGATGGCCCAAATTACCGCAAT GTGGGATGGATCGGAACATCAGTCATCATGATGAAGTGTCAGATTGGTCTAGGTGTATTATCCATCCCCTCCGCGTTCGATGTCCTCGGTATGATCCCCGGCGTCATCTGTATGATGATTATCGCTGCTCTCTCGACTTGGGGCAGCTACGTCATTGGCGAATTCAAGCTTAACCATCGTGAGATCTACGGTATTGATGATGCAGCTGGAATCATTTTTGGCCGCGTTGGTCGTGAGATTATGGGCTTTTGCTATATTCTGT TCCTCATATTTGTTGCGGGCTCTGGCATGCTCAGTGTTTCGATCTCTTTCAACGCCGTTTCCACTCACGGAACATGTACCGCAGTATTCGTCGCGGTTGcggccatcatcgtcatttGTTTCGCTAGTCTGCGAACCCTCGACCGGATCAGTTTTCTTGCATGGGCCGGACTGTTCTCTATCCTTACTTCAA TCCTTATCGTCACTATCGCCGTGGCGGTTCAGGATCGTCCTGACAGCGCACCCAAAGGCCCCTGGAAGTCTGACTGGAAGGCTTTCGGCAGCCCCAGCTTCACTGAGGCCATGACGGCCATCTCGACCTTTATCTTCGCCTACATTGGcacgcccttcttcttcccaaTCGTGGCCGAGATGCGTAACCCTCGTCACTACACCAAAGCGTTGATCCTTTGTCAATCTGTTGCGACAATCACCTACCTCATCATTGGCATTATCGTCTATTACTTCT CGAGCAAGCACTTCTTTCTCCGGATTCTTCGGGGATCGAAGCACCTGACCACAAATACCTTTATCCACTGGGCGACTTGGCTTGGTTGCGTGTTCACCGTGGCCATCGTTGCATACCTCATCGCCAGCGGTATTCCCCTCTTCAGTGGCCTCGTCTCTCTTATTGGCGCACTTTTGGGAACTATGATGTGCTTCCAGCCGCTTGGATGCATGTGGCTGTATGACAACTGGAACGGAAGAACGGATAGATCGCTCAAGTGGATgttcttggtggccttgaaCGTCATGCTCATTGTGTCCGGGACATTCCTGATGATAGGCGGAACTTACGGATCTGTGGTTGCAATCGTTGATTCGTACAGGGCTGACGGGGGCTCCAAGGCCTGGACTTGCGCAGACAACTCCAACTCTGTCTAA